The sequence below is a genomic window from Streptomyces sp. NBC_00704.
GCGTCTCCTCCACCACCTCCTGCTGGGCCTTGCTCGCGCCTGTCCGCGCGACCAGGGGCAGCAGCGGCGCAAGCCGCCGTACCGCCGGAAGCCAGTCCTCCCGGACCACGTCCGCCAGCGCGTCGCACAGCGGGGCGATCACCCGCGCGAACACCCGCTGATGGTGGGCCAGCGCGTGGGCGCGCAGCCGCCCCAGCGCGTCGAGGTCCCCGGCCGCGGCGAAGGCCACCGCACTGTGCAGGGCGGCGAAGCCCGTCGCCGGCGCGTCGAGCCAGTGCCGTGGAGCCGCCTCCAGCAGCTCGGCCACCGGCAGCCCGCCGCTCCAGCTGTCCGTCATGCGCGCCCGCCACAGCAGCGAGGCGGAGTCGACCAGCAGCCGCCCTCCGCTCACCCGGGAGGCGGTCAGCTCGCACCGGTAGCGGCGCAGCAGCGCGGGACGGTCGTCGAGCGACAACTCGTGCAGGGCCACGTGCCAGGCGACGTGGGAACGGTGGGCCGCCCCCTCCCCGTACCGGCCCAGCCACTCGTCCAGCCAGGACAGACCAGCCCGGTGCTCACCGGTCTCGTAGTACACGTGCGCCCGCGCGTGGACGGCGTGACCGGCGCGGGGCTGCACGGCGAGCGCCCGTGAGGCCAGGGCCTCGGCCTCCTCCCAGCGTTCCTGCTCCTGCCGGACGAAGGCGAGCTGGCCGAGGTACCACCAGTCGTCGCCGTACGTCCCCGACAGGCCCTCGACCAGCGCCCAGGCCTCCTCGGCGCCGGTCACCCCGTTGAAGGAGACGGTCGGCACGGCCGCGCTCACGGCCAGCGCGTCCCGCGGATGCCCGGCTACATGGCCCAGCAGGGCCGCCTTGCCCCGCTCCTCGGTACCGGTCAGGCAGGCGTCCACGGCGGCGACCAGGCCGCGTTCGCGCTCGTCCGCCCGCACGGCCGCGGCCCGGCGGGCGGACGCGAGCGCCGCGGGCGTCTCCTCGGCGCTCCCGCACGCGTGGTCGAGCAGCGCCAGCGTCGCGTGGGCGACGGCGAAGCCCGGGTCGACGCGGACGGCCTCGGCCAGCAGCGCCTCGGCGCCCAGACTGCCCGCCAGGATCCGTCCCAGCGCCCGGTCGTACAGCTCCGCCGCCTCCCGTGACGTGCTCAGGCGCAGCCCGTACCGGTCGGTCGGGGCGGGGGCACGGCGGTCGGTGAGCGCGTCCAGCACGGTGCCCGCGACCTCGGCGGCCTGCGCACGGATCTCCGGCATCGCGGTGGTCTCCAGCAGGTTCCCGCGGCGCGCCGCGCCCAGCGTCCACAGCCGCGCGGCCGGGACGCCGGCCGCGGGCGCCAGACGTCCGTCGGCGGCGGTGTCGAGCCCCAGACCGGCGGGACCGGTCCGCCCGTACCCGCGCTCCAGCAGGCAGCGCACCAGAGGATCCGCCGTGCCGTGCGAACCCGGCCGGGCCCCGGTGCAGTTGACCACCGCACCGACCCGCAGCCGGGTGCCGTCGCCGAGGGCCACCTCCACCGCGTCGTCCACCGGCACGGCACGCACCACCTCACCGGCGCCGATCCGCAGCCGGCCCGCCGTCAGCAGCCCGCGCAGCGCGGCCGCCGTCGCGGGAGCCATCCGGTGGCGGTGCACCTCCCAGGTCCGCAGGTCCTCGTCGAGGAACCGGACCCGGTCGGCCACCGGCAGCTGCTGCCACAACGCGGCCGTCAGCGGGCGCAGTCCGTCCAGGGCGGGCCGCCAGTCCCCGCAGGCCCGGCGGGTGGCGGACAGATGCCGCAGGACGCCGCGGCGCAGCGCGTCGAGACCGCGCGAACCGTCCAGGTCCGGCGGCTCGACCGGCGGGGCGGCGGCGGGCAGGTGCTCGTGCGGAAGGAGCCCGTGCCGCGACACCGCGTGCAGCACACGGTCCGGACGGGCCAGCGTGGCGGCCAGGTCGACCATGGTCAGACCGGTGCCGACGAGGAGGACGTCCCCCTCCCCGGCGAGGCCGTCGAGCGCGCCCGGAGCCCACGGATCGGCCACGAACCGCCCCGAGGCCCGGAGTTCGGGACCCGCCCAGTCGCGTGCCGTGGCGAGACCGCCCAGCGCCAGCACGGCCGCGTCCACCCGCAGCTCGCCACCGCCGGCGAGCCGCAGAGCCGGCCCCGACCTCTGCTCGCGGACGGCGACGACACGGTCCCGCACCCGGTGCAGCCGCCCGCGCCCGCAGGCGTGCACGGCGCGCTCGACGACATCGCTCAGGTACTGCCCGTACACCCGGCGCGGGACGAAGTCACCGGGCGCGGCCAGCGGGTCGCGTTCCCGCAGCCAGCACAGGAAATGCCCGGGGTCGTCGGGGAAGGCGCTCATGCGGGCGGCGGGCACGTTGAGGAGATGGCGCGGATCGGACGTGCCGTAGGCGACGCCCGGCCCGGTCCCGCTCCCCGGATCGACCAGCCACACCTCCACCGCCCGCCCGCGCCGGGCGGCCTGCCGCAGCAGCTGCGCCGCCGTCAGCGATCCCGCCGCACCCGCCCCGACGACCGCGACGCGGCGCATCAGAGCCGCCCTCCCTCGACCACCACGGCACCGGTCACGTGGACGGCGGCGGAGGCCCCGCCCGTCACGGCGTCGGCGGCGAGGGGCGCGCCCTCGGCCCGCTCCAGCTCGGGACGCCGACGACGCGGCCCACGGTCCAGGTTGCGCATACGCACTCCTCACGCCGAACGCCGAACGGAGGCTTGTGGCCTCCCCGCCTGGCCGCATCCTCGATCGCCCCGCTGGAACTCGGGTCGAGGTCCGCTCGTGAGCCCCTCGAACCCCGCTCGCCGACCGCACGAGACGGCCGCGGCCGCTCCCGCATCGGGGGAGTTGCTCCCCGGGGACGCGCGCGCCCCGCCGCCGGACCTCCGGCGGCGGGGCGGTGAAGCGACTGACTGCGGGGGACGTTCAGTTGGCGCAGATGGCGTAGACGCTGATGCCGACGCTGCTGTAGGCGTTCTGCCTGCCGAGGGCGACCCAGCCGGTTCCGTCAGGGGCCGGCGACCTGCCCGTGGCCGTAAGGCCCGCAAGGCAGGGCCGTCACCGTTTGTGGTCGTGGTCCTGCGCCGCGACCTTGCGCCGGGTCTCCGCGAGGTGGCTCTCGACGTAGCGCGTGAGGATCAGTGCGTCCTGCGG
It includes:
- a CDS encoding FAD/NAD(P)-binding protein, coding for MRRVAVVGAGAAGSLTAAQLLRQAARRGRAVEVWLVDPGSGTGPGVAYGTSDPRHLLNVPAARMSAFPDDPGHFLCWLRERDPLAAPGDFVPRRVYGQYLSDVVERAVHACGRGRLHRVRDRVVAVREQRSGPALRLAGGGELRVDAAVLALGGLATARDWAGPELRASGRFVADPWAPGALDGLAGEGDVLLVGTGLTMVDLAATLARPDRVLHAVSRHGLLPHEHLPAAAPPVEPPDLDGSRGLDALRRGVLRHLSATRRACGDWRPALDGLRPLTAALWQQLPVADRVRFLDEDLRTWEVHRHRMAPATAAALRGLLTAGRLRIGAGEVVRAVPVDDAVEVALGDGTRLRVGAVVNCTGARPGSHGTADPLVRCLLERGYGRTGPAGLGLDTAADGRLAPAAGVPAARLWTLGAARRGNLLETTAMPEIRAQAAEVAGTVLDALTDRRAPAPTDRYGLRLSTSREAAELYDRALGRILAGSLGAEALLAEAVRVDPGFAVAHATLALLDHACGSAEETPAALASARRAAAVRADERERGLVAAVDACLTGTEERGKAALLGHVAGHPRDALAVSAAVPTVSFNGVTGAEEAWALVEGLSGTYGDDWWYLGQLAFVRQEQERWEEAEALASRALAVQPRAGHAVHARAHVYYETGEHRAGLSWLDEWLGRYGEGAAHRSHVAWHVALHELSLDDRPALLRRYRCELTASRVSGGRLLVDSASLLWRARMTDSWSGGLPVAELLEAAPRHWLDAPATGFAALHSAVAFAAAGDLDALGRLRAHALAHHQRVFARVIAPLCDALADVVREDWLPAVRRLAPLLPLVARTGASKAQQEVVEETLLHALVAGGECDRAARLLAARLDRRASPLDRRRLESARGRSRALSGGLVGS